From Pseudomonas sp. StFLB209, a single genomic window includes:
- the trmA gene encoding tRNA (uridine(54)-C5)-methyltransferase TrmA yields MSVSFDPASYELQLAEKAARLQTLLAPFDAPAAQVFDSPREHYRLRAEFRLWLEGQQRHYAMFAPGDKHTPILLDGLPIASQRINELMPLLRDAWQTSQALSYKLFQVDFLTTLSGDSMITLCYHRPLDDTWQAAAEQLAAQLKVKLIGRSRGQRLVIGQDYVTEQLQVAGRTWRYRQPEGAFTQPNGTVNQKMLSWALEAMGQRDDDLLELYCGNGNFTLPLATRARKVLATEISKTSVNAALANLADNGVDNVTLVRLSAEELTQALNEVRPFRRLHGVDLKSYEFGTVFVDPPRAGMDPDTCELTRRFERILYISCNPQTLAANIAQLHDTHRVERCALFDQFPYTHHMESGVLLVRR; encoded by the coding sequence ATGAGTGTTTCCTTCGACCCCGCGAGCTACGAGCTGCAGCTCGCTGAAAAAGCCGCCCGCCTGCAAACGTTGCTGGCGCCTTTCGACGCACCCGCAGCCCAAGTGTTCGACTCACCCCGCGAGCATTACCGGCTGCGCGCCGAGTTTCGCCTGTGGCTCGAAGGCCAGCAGCGCCACTACGCGATGTTCGCCCCCGGCGACAAGCACACGCCGATCCTGCTCGACGGCCTGCCCATCGCCAGCCAGCGCATCAATGAACTGATGCCGCTGCTGCGTGACGCCTGGCAGACCAGTCAGGCGTTGAGCTACAAGCTGTTTCAGGTGGACTTTCTGACCACGCTGTCTGGCGACTCGATGATCACCCTGTGCTACCACCGTCCGCTGGACGACACCTGGCAAGCGGCCGCCGAACAGCTGGCGGCACAACTGAAGGTCAAGCTGATTGGCCGTTCTCGTGGTCAGCGGCTGGTGATTGGCCAGGACTACGTGACCGAGCAACTGCAAGTGGCCGGGCGTACCTGGCGCTACCGTCAGCCTGAAGGCGCGTTCACCCAGCCCAACGGCACGGTGAACCAGAAGATGCTCAGCTGGGCACTTGAAGCCATGGGCCAGCGCGACGACGACCTGCTGGAGCTGTACTGCGGCAATGGCAACTTCACCCTGCCGCTGGCGACCCGGGCGCGCAAGGTGCTGGCGACCGAAATCAGCAAAACCTCGGTGAATGCCGCACTGGCCAACCTGGCCGACAACGGGGTGGACAACGTGACCCTGGTCCGGCTGTCTGCCGAAGAACTAACCCAGGCGCTCAACGAGGTGCGGCCGTTCCGCCGACTGCACGGCGTAGACCTGAAAAGCTATGAATTCGGCACCGTGTTCGTCGACCCGCCACGGGCCGGCATGGACCCGGACACCTGCGAGCTGACCCGACGCTTCGAGCGCATTCTGTACATTTCCTGCAACCCGCAGACCCTGGCGGCCAACATCGCGCAATTGCACGACACCCACCGGGTCGAGCGCTGTGCGCTGTTTGACCAGTTCCCGTATACCCACCATATGGAATCCGGGGTTTTGCTGGTGCGTCGCTGA
- the tesB gene encoding acyl-CoA thioesterase II, giving the protein MSRVLEDLVDLLTLESIEENLFRGRSQDLGFRQLFGGQVLGQSLSAASQTVEDDRHVHSLHGYFLRPGDAQLPVVYHVDRVRDGGSFSTRRVTAIQKGKPIFTCSASFQYDEQGFEHQAAMPQIAGPENLPCELELLTRRAHLIPEAMREKFLCPKPIEFRPVTAEDPYDPKPGEPVKYIWFRADGTLKDVPALHKYLLAYASDFNLLTTSLLPHGKTVWQRDMQVASLDHSLWFHSDLRADDWLLYAMDSPWAGNSRGFSRGSVYNRAGQLVASVSQEGLIRHRKDWA; this is encoded by the coding sequence ATGAGCCGAGTGCTGGAAGATCTGGTCGATCTGCTGACGCTGGAATCCATCGAAGAAAACCTGTTTCGCGGCCGTAGCCAGGACTTGGGCTTTCGCCAGCTGTTCGGCGGCCAGGTGCTGGGCCAGTCGTTGTCGGCGGCCAGCCAGACCGTAGAAGATGACCGCCATGTGCATTCGCTGCACGGTTACTTCCTGCGCCCAGGTGATGCCCAGTTGCCGGTGGTCTATCACGTTGATCGGGTACGCGATGGCGGCAGCTTCAGTACCCGGCGCGTCACCGCCATCCAGAAGGGCAAGCCGATCTTCACCTGCAGCGCTTCGTTCCAGTACGACGAGCAAGGCTTCGAACATCAGGCGGCGATGCCACAGATTGCCGGTCCGGAAAACCTGCCTTGCGAGCTTGAACTGCTGACTCGCCGCGCGCATCTGATCCCCGAAGCGATGCGCGAGAAATTCCTCTGCCCCAAGCCCATCGAGTTTCGTCCGGTAACGGCTGAAGATCCCTACGATCCCAAGCCGGGTGAGCCGGTCAAGTACATCTGGTTCCGCGCCGATGGCACCCTCAAGGATGTCCCGGCGCTGCACAAATACCTGTTGGCCTATGCCTCGGACTTCAACCTGCTGACCACCTCGCTGCTGCCCCACGGCAAGACGGTGTGGCAACGCGATATGCAGGTCGCCAGCCTGGATCACTCGCTGTGGTTCCACAGTGACCTGCGCGCCGACGACTGGCTGCTGTATGCCATGGACAGCCCGTGGGCCGGCAACTCCCGTGGTTTTTCTCGTGGCAGCGTGTACAACCGCGCCGGACAACTGGTGGCCTCGGTCAGCCAGGAAGGCCTGATTCGTCATCGCAAGGACTGGGCATGA
- a CDS encoding EAL domain-containing protein, with the protein MPITHSLSELFVQSIEQAGNSVVVSDADNCVVLFNQAAELLWGLKRHEVIGQDAKCLLPQPVHGYYQQQENGDGELLILRIPHRDGGQHWGSLSISRVASHAQTYFVTSIKDITRQHEECERLRLLSLVTDHSDNAIIITDENWRISYVNAGFERMSGYRFDQVCGQHPAAMLAPYLNHEVILAARQTLSSGQSIKTDQLTCIQNGERLWCSVVVNPILDNQGRLLNAVGILTDITSTKMHEILQHSMLNAMVREEPLEDLMLLACREIERIAPEVTTSMLLVDEEGLLHPLATHSLRASYCQSMEGIRIGEGVGTCGTAAFRGQPVITKDIASDPLWDGYRHIELPEGLKSCWSTPIMGANQRAIATLAFYFKEVRGPSEFHQRLVDVIVPLCALAIEREKSRAHISQLAFYDSLTELPNRSLLLANTEQALHAAQRNKTSLAVLFIDVDRFKQVNDSFGHPAGDELLQVIARRLQENRSQKDIVGRLSGDEFVVVLPDCDNQRVTELVEQMKLTIAQPCQVGNSRVSPSVSIGVSMFPEDGHDMGTLIHRADMAMYQAKNAGRGRFSFFCHELNQLAQERQAMENALQQALQDGALELHYQPQINIADGRLYGVEALARWHHPHWGQVSPARFIPLAEECGLIVELGLWGIREACRQLAAWRGKGAKLPAISVNLSPTNFHDLALPAMLTQLLDEHQLSPGDLTLELTENILMDTNPSTLKVLNDVHALGIRLAMDDFGTGYSSLSYLRQLPIQELKLDRSFVMDLENDATARTLSDAVIHIGNSLNLTVVAEGIETEGQHEILRQQGYHVAQGYLFSRPLSAPDLERWLLAR; encoded by the coding sequence ATGCCCATCACTCATAGCCTCTCCGAACTCTTCGTGCAGTCCATCGAGCAGGCTGGCAACAGCGTGGTAGTCAGCGATGCCGACAACTGCGTGGTGCTGTTCAACCAGGCGGCGGAGTTGTTGTGGGGCCTCAAACGCCACGAAGTCATTGGCCAGGATGCCAAGTGTCTATTGCCGCAGCCGGTGCACGGCTATTACCAGCAACAGGAAAACGGTGATGGTGAACTGCTGATCCTGCGCATCCCGCACCGCGATGGCGGCCAGCACTGGGGCTCGTTGTCGATCTCACGGGTCGCCAGCCATGCACAGACCTACTTCGTCACCTCGATCAAGGACATCACCCGCCAGCACGAGGAGTGCGAGCGGCTGCGGCTGTTGTCGCTGGTAACCGATCACTCTGACAACGCCATTATCATCACCGACGAGAACTGGCGCATCAGCTACGTCAACGCCGGCTTCGAGCGCATGTCCGGTTATCGCTTCGATCAGGTCTGCGGCCAACACCCCGCCGCGATGCTCGCCCCCTATCTGAACCATGAAGTGATACTTGCCGCTCGCCAGACGTTGAGCAGCGGGCAATCGATCAAGACCGATCAATTGACCTGCATACAAAATGGCGAACGGCTGTGGTGCAGCGTAGTGGTCAACCCGATTCTGGATAATCAGGGCCGGCTTCTCAATGCCGTCGGCATCCTGACCGACATCACCAGCACCAAGATGCACGAGATCCTGCAGCACAGCATGCTCAACGCCATGGTCCGGGAAGAGCCGCTCGAAGACCTGATGCTGCTGGCCTGCCGGGAGATCGAACGTATCGCCCCGGAAGTCACCACCTCGATGCTGCTGGTTGATGAAGAAGGGCTGCTGCATCCACTGGCCACCCACAGCCTGCGTGCCAGCTACTGCCAGAGCATGGAAGGCATCAGGATCGGCGAAGGCGTCGGCACCTGCGGCACCGCCGCGTTCCGCGGCCAGCCGGTGATCACCAAGGATATCGCCAGCGACCCGCTATGGGATGGCTACCGACACATCGAACTGCCCGAGGGGCTCAAGAGCTGCTGGTCGACGCCGATCATGGGCGCCAATCAGCGAGCCATTGCCACGCTGGCGTTCTATTTCAAGGAAGTCCGCGGGCCGTCGGAATTCCATCAGCGTCTGGTGGACGTCATCGTGCCGCTCTGTGCGCTGGCCATCGAGCGTGAAAAATCCCGGGCTCACATCAGCCAGCTGGCGTTTTACGACAGCCTGACCGAACTGCCCAACCGCAGCCTGCTGCTGGCCAATACCGAGCAGGCGCTGCACGCTGCGCAACGCAACAAGACCTCCCTGGCCGTGTTGTTCATCGACGTTGATCGCTTCAAGCAGGTCAACGACTCGTTCGGCCATCCGGCGGGCGATGAACTGTTGCAGGTCATTGCTCGCCGCCTGCAGGAAAATCGCAGCCAGAAGGACATCGTCGGGCGCCTGTCCGGTGACGAGTTCGTCGTGGTACTGCCTGACTGCGATAACCAGCGGGTCACCGAGCTGGTCGAGCAGATGAAGCTGACCATCGCCCAGCCTTGCCAGGTCGGCAACAGCCGGGTCTCGCCGTCAGTCAGTATCGGTGTGAGCATGTTCCCGGAAGACGGCCATGACATGGGCACGCTGATCCACCGGGCGGACATGGCCATGTATCAGGCCAAGAATGCCGGGCGCGGGCGGTTCAGCTTCTTCTGCCATGAACTGAACCAGCTGGCCCAGGAACGCCAGGCCATGGAAAACGCCCTGCAACAGGCCTTGCAGGATGGCGCTCTGGAGCTGCACTACCAGCCGCAGATCAATATCGCCGATGGCCGTCTGTACGGTGTCGAAGCGCTGGCGCGCTGGCACCACCCGCATTGGGGCCAGGTGTCTCCGGCGCGCTTTATTCCCTTGGCAGAAGAATGCGGGCTGATCGTGGAACTGGGCCTGTGGGGGATTCGCGAAGCCTGCCGGCAACTGGCTGCCTGGCGAGGCAAAGGGGCAAAGCTGCCGGCCATTTCGGTGAATCTGTCACCCACCAACTTCCATGATCTGGCGCTACCGGCCATGCTTACACAATTGCTGGATGAACATCAGCTCAGCCCCGGCGACCTGACCCTGGAGCTGACCGAAAACATCCTGATGGACACCAACCCCAGCACGCTCAAAGTCCTCAACGACGTGCATGCGCTAGGCATTCGCCTGGCCATGGATGACTTTGGTACCGGCTATTCGAGCCTGAGTTATCTGCGGCAGTTGCCGATCCAGGAACTCAAGCTCGACCGCAGCTTTGTGATGGACCTGGAAAACGACGCCACGGCCCGCACCCTCAGTGATGCGGTGATCCATATCGGCAACAGCCTTAACCTGACCGTGGTCGCCGAGGGCATCGAGACCGAAGGTCAGCATGAAATCCTCAGGCAGCAGGGTTATCACGTCGCCCAGGGGTATCTGTTCTCCCGACCATTGAGCGCACCGGACCTGGAACGCTGGTTGTTGGCGCGCTAA
- a CDS encoding NCS2 family permease, translated as MLERLFQLKAHNTNVRTEILAGVTTFLAMAYILFVNPSILGETGMDKGALFVATCLAAAIGSAVMGLVANYPIALAPGMGLNAFFTYTVVLHMGHTWQVALGAVFISAVMFFILSIFRIREWIINSIPLALRSAIAAGIGLFLALIALQNAKIITSHPVTMLSLGDLKSPAPILAALGFFLIVALERMQVRGAVLIGILAVTLASIVLGFSPFGGLVSMPPSLAPTFLQLDIMGALDVGLVSIIFAFLFVDIFDNSGTLIGVAKRAGLMGKDGHLPKMGRALIADSTAAMAGSLLGTSTTTSYVESAAGVSAGGRTGLTAIVVSVLFLLALFFAPLAGSVPAYATAPALLFVAVLMASGLAEIDWEDISVAAPVVITALAMPFTYSIANGIAFGFISWTAIRLLSGRARELNAALLILSVLFVIKLGWFNA; from the coding sequence ATGCTGGAAAGGCTGTTTCAACTAAAAGCACACAACACCAACGTGCGCACCGAGATTCTCGCGGGCGTCACGACCTTCCTGGCCATGGCCTATATCCTGTTCGTCAACCCGAGCATTCTCGGCGAGACCGGCATGGACAAGGGCGCACTGTTCGTTGCCACTTGCCTGGCCGCAGCGATTGGCTCGGCAGTGATGGGCCTGGTTGCCAATTACCCGATCGCCCTGGCGCCGGGCATGGGCCTGAACGCGTTTTTCACCTACACCGTGGTCCTGCACATGGGCCATACCTGGCAGGTCGCGCTGGGCGCGGTGTTCATCTCGGCGGTGATGTTCTTCATCCTGTCGATTTTTCGCATTCGCGAGTGGATCATCAACAGTATTCCGCTGGCTCTGCGCTCGGCCATTGCCGCGGGCATCGGCCTGTTCCTGGCGCTGATCGCCCTGCAGAACGCCAAGATCATCACCTCGCACCCGGTCACCATGCTCAGCCTGGGCGATCTGAAAAGTCCGGCGCCGATTCTTGCCGCCCTGGGCTTTTTCCTGATCGTCGCCCTGGAGCGGATGCAAGTGCGCGGCGCAGTTCTGATCGGCATCCTGGCGGTCACTCTGGCGTCCATCGTGCTGGGTTTCTCGCCGTTCGGCGGGCTGGTGTCGATGCCGCCATCGCTGGCGCCGACCTTCCTGCAACTGGACATCATGGGCGCGCTGGACGTCGGTCTGGTGAGCATCATCTTTGCCTTTCTGTTCGTCGATATCTTCGATAACTCCGGCACTCTGATCGGCGTCGCCAAACGCGCCGGCCTGATGGGCAAGGACGGCCACCTACCGAAAATGGGCCGGGCGCTGATCGCCGACAGTACCGCGGCCATGGCCGGTTCGCTGCTGGGCACTTCGACCACCACCAGTTATGTCGAGTCGGCAGCCGGTGTCAGCGCCGGTGGACGGACCGGCCTGACCGCGATCGTGGTCAGCGTGCTGTTTCTGCTGGCGCTGTTTTTCGCGCCACTGGCCGGCAGCGTGCCCGCGTATGCCACCGCACCGGCGCTGCTGTTCGTGGCCGTGCTGATGGCCTCGGGCCTGGCGGAAATCGACTGGGAGGACATCAGCGTAGCGGCGCCGGTGGTGATTACCGCGCTGGCCATGCCGTTTACCTATTCCATTGCCAACGGCATCGCCTTTGGCTTCATTTCCTGGACGGCAATCAGGCTGTTGTCGGGACGCGCACGCGAGCTCAATGCTGCGCTGCTGATCCTGTCGGTTCTGTTCGTCATCAAGCTGGGCTGGTTCAACGCATGA
- a CDS encoding GNAT family N-acetyltransferase — MEPILTLDSPRLTMRQWRDDDLPAFAAMCADPQVMRYFPEPMSRLQCAAMIGRLRGHFAELGFGLWALERKDTGAFIGFTGLLVVDFEAPFTPAVEIGWRLAREHWGLGFASEAAWTALGCGFERLGLDQVVSFTARSNLPSQKVMQAIGMHADLQGDFDHPALADNHPLKPHVLYRINREQWLSTLQG, encoded by the coding sequence ATGGAACCGATACTCACGCTCGATAGCCCGCGATTGACGATGCGCCAATGGCGCGACGACGACCTGCCGGCCTTTGCCGCCATGTGTGCCGACCCGCAGGTGATGCGCTACTTCCCTGAGCCCATGAGCCGCTTGCAGTGCGCCGCGATGATTGGCCGCCTGCGCGGGCACTTTGCCGAGCTGGGGTTCGGCCTGTGGGCGCTGGAGCGCAAGGACACCGGTGCGTTCATCGGTTTTACCGGTTTGCTGGTGGTGGACTTCGAGGCGCCGTTTACCCCGGCCGTGGAAATTGGCTGGCGGCTGGCGCGTGAGCATTGGGGGCTGGGCTTTGCCAGCGAGGCGGCCTGGACGGCACTGGGCTGTGGCTTTGAGCGGCTGGGGCTGGATCAGGTAGTGTCGTTTACCGCGCGCAGCAACCTGCCCTCTCAGAAAGTCATGCAGGCCATCGGCATGCACGCCGACCTGCAGGGTGATTTTGACCATCCGGCGCTGGCCGATAATCATCCGCTCAAACCCCATGTGCTGTACCGCATCAACCGTGAGCAGTGGCTTTCGACCCTGCAAGGCTGA
- a CDS encoding MFS transporter codes for MSCESPASTSTSSGLARQPGFLAFLFARLLAMFAMQIQAVVVAWQVYDLTRDPMALAYAGLAQFIPMLLLLMPAGDLIDRYDRKLILILSWIVQALCGVILLLFSFFDLHDVRLVYAALVLYGAARAFTGPTLQSLLPQIVPRERLASAIATNSVIMRCSTVAGPLIGGALYALGGAELTYSACVAAFIAGILLLPLVATPYAEARAPLEGSGWQRFTAGIAFIRSRPIILGTISLDLFAVLLGGVIALLPIYAHEVLHLGPQGLGALRSAMSLGELVTGVYLSVRPLDRHVGLTMFIAVGIFGLANLLFALSTLFWLSFVALLIAGAADMVSVYIRSSLVQFSTPDAMRGRVNAVNMLFIGSSNELGEFRAGTSASLIGAIPAAITGSLCTLGVVGAWMAGFKSLRRVDRFADAAPQQTASTLK; via the coding sequence TTGAGTTGCGAATCACCTGCTTCGACTTCCACTTCATCGGGTCTGGCTCGTCAACCCGGATTTCTTGCGTTTCTGTTCGCCCGGTTGCTGGCCATGTTCGCCATGCAGATCCAGGCCGTGGTGGTCGCCTGGCAGGTCTACGACCTGACCCGCGATCCGATGGCGCTGGCCTATGCGGGCCTGGCGCAATTCATTCCCATGCTGCTGTTGTTGATGCCGGCCGGCGACCTGATCGACCGCTATGATCGCAAGCTGATCCTGATTCTGAGCTGGATCGTGCAGGCGCTGTGCGGGGTCATCCTGCTGCTGTTTTCATTCTTTGACCTGCATGACGTGCGCCTGGTCTACGCCGCGCTGGTGCTCTACGGCGCTGCACGGGCCTTTACCGGCCCGACCCTGCAGAGCCTGCTGCCACAAATCGTGCCCCGCGAGCGCCTGGCTTCGGCCATCGCGACCAACAGCGTAATCATGCGCTGCTCCACCGTAGCGGGTCCGCTGATCGGCGGCGCTCTGTATGCCTTGGGCGGCGCGGAGCTGACCTACTCGGCCTGCGTCGCCGCGTTCATCGCCGGCATCCTGCTGCTGCCACTGGTGGCCACCCCTTACGCCGAAGCCCGCGCCCCGCTGGAAGGCAGCGGCTGGCAGCGCTTCACTGCCGGGATCGCCTTTATCCGCTCGCGACCGATTATTCTCGGCACCATTTCCCTTGACCTGTTCGCAGTGCTGCTCGGTGGCGTGATTGCGCTGTTGCCGATCTACGCCCATGAGGTGCTGCACCTTGGCCCACAGGGGCTGGGAGCGTTGCGCAGCGCCATGAGCCTGGGTGAGCTGGTCACCGGTGTGTACCTGAGCGTTCGGCCGCTGGACCGTCATGTGGGCCTGACCATGTTCATCGCCGTGGGCATCTTCGGCCTGGCCAATCTGCTGTTCGCACTGTCAACGCTGTTCTGGCTGTCGTTCGTGGCACTGCTGATCGCCGGGGCAGCCGATATGGTCAGTGTCTACATTCGCTCATCGCTGGTGCAGTTCTCAACGCCCGATGCCATGCGCGGGCGGGTCAATGCGGTGAACATGCTGTTCATTGGTTCTTCCAACGAGCTGGGTGAATTTCGCGCCGGCACCAGCGCCTCACTGATCGGTGCGATCCCGGCGGCGATCACCGGTAGCCTCTGCACGCTCGGCGTCGTAGGCGCCTGGATGGCCGGTTTCAAGAGCCTGCGCCGGGTCGACCGGTTTGCCGATGCCGCGCCACAGCAAACTGCCAGTACCCTGAAGTGA
- a CDS encoding cytochrome ubiquinol oxidase subunit I, translating into MFGLESLDLARIQFAFTISFHILFPAITIGLASYLAVLEGLWLKTRNDVYRDLYHYWLKIFAVNFGMGVVSGLVMAYQFGTNWSRFSDFAGAVTGPLLAYEVLTAFFLEAGFLGVMLFGWNRVGRGLHFFSTIMVAVGTLISTFWILSSNSWMQTPQGFEIVDGRVIPTDWFAVVFNPSFPYRLAHMAIAAFVATAFFVGASAAWHLLRGRDNPAVRKMLSMAMWMALLVAPIQAVVGDFHGLNTLKYQPAKIAAIEGHWENVGDEPTPLILFGWPDMQQERTRFAVEIPYLGSLILTHSLDKQVPALKEFKPEDRPNSTVVFWSFRIMVGLGMLMIATGLWSLWLRKRGTLYQSRPFLHLALWMGPSGLIAILAGWFTTEIGRQPWVVYGLMRTADGVSNHSVVQMSITLVLFVVVYFLLFGAGLGYMLRLVRKGPQPHVEHAPSGGPGQPRTPARPLSAADENGQPDAASANLNRSN; encoded by the coding sequence ATGTTCGGTTTGGAGTCACTCGACCTGGCCCGGATCCAGTTCGCGTTCACGATCTCGTTCCATATTCTGTTTCCTGCCATCACCATTGGTCTGGCCAGCTATCTGGCCGTGCTCGAAGGCTTGTGGCTGAAGACGCGCAACGACGTCTACCGTGACCTGTACCACTACTGGCTGAAGATCTTCGCCGTCAACTTCGGCATGGGTGTGGTTTCCGGGTTGGTCATGGCCTATCAGTTCGGCACCAACTGGAGCCGCTTTTCCGATTTTGCCGGTGCAGTGACCGGCCCGTTGCTGGCCTATGAAGTGCTCACCGCGTTCTTCCTGGAGGCCGGGTTCCTAGGCGTCATGTTGTTTGGCTGGAACCGGGTCGGCCGTGGCCTGCATTTCTTCTCCACAATAATGGTTGCGGTCGGCACCCTGATCTCGACGTTCTGGATCCTGTCCTCCAACAGCTGGATGCAGACCCCTCAGGGGTTCGAAATCGTCGATGGCCGGGTGATTCCCACCGACTGGTTTGCCGTGGTGTTCAACCCGTCATTCCCGTACCGGCTGGCGCATATGGCCATTGCTGCATTCGTGGCCACGGCTTTCTTCGTCGGTGCTTCGGCGGCCTGGCACCTGCTGCGCGGCCGTGATAACCCGGCGGTGCGCAAGATGTTGTCGATGGCCATGTGGATGGCCCTGCTGGTGGCGCCGATCCAGGCGGTGGTCGGCGACTTTCATGGCCTGAACACCCTCAAGTATCAGCCGGCCAAGATCGCGGCGATTGAAGGCCACTGGGAAAACGTCGGTGACGAGCCGACCCCGCTGATTCTGTTCGGCTGGCCGGACATGCAGCAGGAGCGAACCCGCTTTGCTGTGGAGATTCCCTATCTGGGCAGCCTGATCCTGACCCACAGCCTGGACAAGCAGGTGCCGGCGCTCAAGGAGTTCAAACCTGAGGACCGGCCCAACTCCACCGTGGTGTTCTGGTCGTTCCGGATCATGGTCGGTCTGGGCATGCTGATGATCGCTACCGGGCTGTGGAGTCTGTGGCTGCGCAAGCGCGGTACGTTGTACCAGTCGCGGCCGTTTCTGCACCTGGCCCTGTGGATGGGGCCGTCGGGCCTGATCGCCATCCTGGCCGGCTGGTTCACCACCGAAATCGGCCGTCAGCCATGGGTGGTCTACGGCCTGATGCGTACCGCCGACGGGGTGTCGAACCACAGCGTGGTGCAGATGAGCATCACCCTGGTGTTGTTCGTGGTCGTTTACTTCCTGCTGTTCGGTGCCGGTCTGGGCTACATGCTGCGGCTGGTGCGCAAAGGGCCGCAGCCGCATGTTGAGCACGCCCCCAGCGGCGGCCCCGGTCAGCCTCGTACCCCGGCACGTCCGCTGTCGGCTGCCGATGAAAACGGTCAGCCAGATGCTGCATCCGCCAACCTGAACAGGAGCAACTGA
- the ypfJ gene encoding KPN_02809 family neutral zinc metallopeptidase: MLWKKGRRSDNVVDARSDRSGMRVGGKGLTLGGVALIVVFGLITGQDPLQILGQITGQLGQQSAPLSPQSQSTLPTSDPQTEFVRAVLGDTEDNWQAVFSQAGRQYQEPKLVLFNGQVNSACGYATSATGPFYCPADRKIYLDLDFFREMSQRFSAAGDFAQAYVIAHEVGHHVQTLLGISAKLQAARQSGRRLEGSSGLLVRQELQADCLAGVWAHNAQKRLNWLEPGDIEEALNAANAIGDDRLQRQSRGHVVPDSFTHGTSEQRVRWFKTGFAQGNINQCDTFAAKSL, encoded by the coding sequence ATGTTGTGGAAAAAAGGCCGACGGAGCGACAACGTGGTCGATGCTCGCAGTGACCGTAGCGGCATGCGGGTCGGCGGCAAGGGGCTTACCCTGGGCGGGGTGGCCCTGATCGTAGTGTTTGGCCTGATCACCGGCCAGGACCCGCTGCAGATTCTTGGCCAGATCACCGGGCAACTGGGGCAACAGAGCGCACCGCTCAGCCCCCAGAGTCAATCCACTCTCCCCACTAGTGACCCGCAGACCGAATTCGTGCGCGCCGTGCTCGGTGATACCGAAGACAACTGGCAAGCCGTGTTCAGCCAGGCAGGCCGGCAGTATCAGGAGCCCAAGCTGGTGCTGTTCAACGGCCAGGTCAATTCGGCCTGCGGCTATGCCACCTCGGCCACCGGGCCATTCTACTGCCCGGCCGACCGCAAAATTTATCTCGACCTGGATTTCTTCCGGGAAATGTCCCAGCGCTTTTCAGCGGCCGGCGATTTTGCTCAGGCTTATGTGATTGCCCATGAAGTGGGTCATCACGTACAGACCCTACTGGGCATTTCCGCCAAGCTCCAGGCCGCGCGCCAGAGCGGCCGACGCCTTGAAGGCAGCAGTGGCCTGCTGGTGCGCCAGGAGTTGCAGGCCGACTGCCTGGCCGGGGTCTGGGCACACAACGCGCAAAAGCGTTTGAACTGGCTGGAACCGGGTGATATTGAAGAAGCCTTGAATGCGGCCAACGCCATTGGCGATGATCGCCTGCAACGCCAGAGCCGCGGCCATGTGGTGCCCGACTCGTTTACCCACGGAACATCCGAACAACGGGTGCGCTGGTTCAAGACCGGCTTCGCCCAGGGCAACATCAACCAATGCGATACCTTCGCCGCCAAGAGCCTGTGA
- a CDS encoding HAD family hydrolase, which produces MKLSEIRHWVFDMDGTLTLAVHDFLAIKRALDIPPEADILGHLASLPADEAAAKHAWLLEHERELAVGSKAAPGAVALVRELAGRGYRLGILTRNARELAHITLAAIGIADCFAVQDVLGRDEATPKPDPAGLLKLASAWDVAPQNMVMVGDYVHDLNCGRAAGAHTVLVNLPDHVPDNPWPELTDWHAADCTALQAMLDS; this is translated from the coding sequence ATGAAACTGAGCGAGATTCGCCATTGGGTGTTCGACATGGACGGCACCCTGACACTGGCAGTGCATGATTTCCTGGCCATCAAGCGCGCCCTGGACATTCCGCCCGAGGCCGACATTCTCGGCCATCTGGCCAGCCTGCCGGCAGACGAAGCCGCGGCCAAACACGCCTGGCTGCTGGAGCACGAGCGCGAGTTGGCGGTAGGTTCCAAAGCCGCGCCCGGTGCGGTGGCGCTGGTGCGCGAGCTGGCCGGGCGCGGTTACCGGCTGGGCATCCTGACCCGCAATGCCCGCGAGCTGGCGCATATCACGTTGGCGGCGATTGGCATTGCCGACTGTTTCGCCGTGCAGGACGTCCTCGGCCGCGACGAGGCCACCCCCAAGCCCGACCCGGCCGGGCTGCTCAAACTGGCCAGCGCCTGGGATGTCGCGCCGCAGAACATGGTGATGGTCGGCGACTACGTTCACGACCTCAATTGTGGCCGCGCGGCGGGCGCCCACACCGTGCTGGTCAACCTGCCCGACCATGTCCCGGACAATCCCTGGCCGGAACTGACCGACTGGCATGCCGCCGATTGCACAGCGTTACAGGCGATGCTGGATTCATGA